In one Candidatus Nanopelagicus limnes genomic region, the following are encoded:
- the rpsG gene encoding 30S ribosomal protein S7, with product MPRKGPVAKDPVVADPVYSSPVVTSLINKILMHGKRSTAEAIVYGALESCRAKTSGDPVIVLKRALDNVKPTVEVRSRRVGGATYQVPVEVKPARALALGLRWIVDNSRERREKSMAERLGNELIDASNGLGAAVKKREDTHKMAEANKAFAHYRW from the coding sequence ATGCCACGTAAAGGCCCGGTCGCAAAAGATCCTGTTGTTGCAGATCCTGTATACAGCTCTCCTGTCGTTACATCTTTAATTAATAAGATTTTGATGCATGGTAAGCGTTCAACTGCTGAAGCTATTGTTTATGGCGCACTTGAGAGCTGCCGCGCAAAGACAAGTGGTGATCCAGTAATTGTGTTAAAGCGTGCATTAGATAACGTAAAGCCAACTGTTGAAGTTCGCTCCCGTCGTGTGGGTGGTGCAACTTATCAAGTACCAGTTGAGGTAAAGCCAGCTAGAGCATTAGCTCTTGGTCTTCGTTGGATTGTTGATAATTCAAGAGAGCGCCGTGAGAAATCAATGGCTGAGCGTTTAGGTAATGAATTAATTGATGCTAGCAATGGCTTAGGCGCAGCGGTTAAAAAGCGCGAAGACACCCACAAAATGGCTGAAGCAAACAAGGCGTTTGCTCACTATCGCTGGTAA
- the rplB gene encoding 50S ribosomal protein L2, which yields MALRNLKPTTPGQRGASVPDFEEITRQKPEKSLVRPINSKGGRNATGRVTMRHQGGGHKRAYRLIDFVRNDKDGVPAKVAQIEYDPNRTANIALLHFADGEKRYIIAPEGLTQGAAIENGASADIKPGNNLPLRNIPVGTMIHAIELRPGGGAKIGRSAGSAVQLVAKDGPYAQLRMPSGEIRNVDVRCRATVGTVGNAEQSNRNYGKAGRMRWKGKRPSVRGVVMNPVDHPHGGGEGKTSGGRHPVSPWGLPEKRTRKKKASDSLIVRRRKSNKKR from the coding sequence ATGGCACTGCGTAATCTCAAGCCGACCACACCTGGTCAGCGCGGAGCAAGCGTTCCTGATTTTGAAGAGATCACTCGTCAAAAGCCAGAGAAATCTTTAGTTCGCCCAATTAATTCCAAGGGTGGCCGTAACGCAACTGGTCGAGTAACTATGCGCCATCAAGGTGGCGGACATAAGCGCGCCTATCGTTTAATTGATTTTGTTCGTAATGATAAAGATGGTGTTCCAGCAAAGGTTGCTCAAATTGAATACGATCCAAACCGAACTGCAAACATTGCATTGCTTCACTTTGCCGATGGCGAGAAGCGTTACATCATTGCACCAGAGGGCTTAACTCAAGGTGCGGCAATTGAAAACGGAGCTTCAGCTGATATTAAGCCAGGCAATAACTTGCCACTTCGTAATATTCCAGTTGGAACAATGATTCATGCAATTGAACTTCGTCCAGGTGGTGGCGCCAAGATTGGTCGCTCTGCTGGATCTGCAGTTCAGCTAGTTGCAAAAGATGGACCATACGCACAACTTCGTATGCCATCAGGTGAAATTAGAAATGTTGATGTTCGTTGCCGTGCAACTGTTGGCACAGTTGGTAATGCTGAACAATCAAATAGAAATTATGGAAAAGCTGGACGTATGCGATGGAAGGGCAAGCGCCCATCTGTTCGTGGTGTTGTTATGAACCCAGTTGATCACCCACATGGTGGTGGTGAAGGTAAAACTTCTGGTGGTCGTCACCCAGTTTCACCTTGGGGTCTACCTGAAAAGCGCACTCGTAAAAAGAAGGCTAGTGATTCTTTAATTGTCCGTCGTCGCAAGTCCAATAAGAAGAGATAA
- the fusA gene encoding elongation factor G: protein MTVATAIDLAKVRNIGIMAHIDAGKTTTTERILFYTGINYKIGEVHEGAATMDWMEQEQERGITITSAATTCHWKDHMINIIDTPGHVDFTVEVERSLRVLDGAVAVFDGVAGVEPQSETVWRQADRYNVPRICFVNKLDRTGASFDRCVDMIKSRLNATPLVLQIPIGAEGDFSGVVDLVAMKALVWPGETKKGEDYLIEEIPANLAEKAKQARHELLETLADCDDVVMEKYLEGAELTEEEIIAGIRRATLADKATPVLTGSAFKNKGVQPMLDAVNRYLPSPLDVKAIVGHKQGDPTVEIERQPKNDEPFSALAFKIMRDPHLGKLTFVRIYSGSLTAGTAVLNSTKDRKERIGKIYQMHANKREEMESAGAGMIIAVMGLKDTTTGETLCDVDKPVILESMDFPAPVISVAIEPKTKADQEKLGVAIQSLAEEDPTFHVKSDEETGQTIISGMGELHLEILVDRMKREFKVEANVGKPQVAYRETLRKTVSRYDYTHKKQSGGSGQFAKIQISVEPLPTGSENPYEFVNKITGGRIPKEYIPSVDDGCQEALASGPLAGYPLVDVKVTLLDGAYHDVDSSELAFKIAGIAAFKEAAKLAGPVLLEPVMSVEVITPEDFMGDVIGDINSRRGQILAMDERSGARIVKATVPLSEMFGYVGDLRSRTQGRASYSMQFDSYAEVPQAVSKEIIAKVRGE from the coding sequence ATGACAGTTGCAACCGCAATTGATCTAGCCAAGGTTCGCAATATTGGAATCATGGCTCACATTGACGCGGGTAAAACTACGACAACTGAGCGAATTCTTTTCTACACCGGAATCAATTACAAAATTGGTGAGGTTCATGAGGGCGCAGCCACTATGGACTGGATGGAACAAGAGCAAGAGCGTGGAATCACTATTACATCTGCAGCAACGACCTGCCATTGGAAAGATCACATGATTAACATCATTGATACACCTGGCCACGTAGATTTCACTGTTGAGGTAGAACGTTCTCTTCGAGTACTAGATGGCGCAGTTGCAGTATTTGATGGTGTTGCTGGTGTTGAGCCACAATCTGAAACAGTTTGGCGTCAAGCAGATCGTTATAACGTTCCTCGCATTTGTTTTGTTAATAAGTTAGATAGAACCGGTGCATCATTTGATCGTTGCGTAGACATGATCAAGTCACGTCTTAATGCCACACCACTAGTACTACAGATTCCAATTGGCGCAGAAGGTGATTTCTCTGGCGTTGTGGATTTAGTTGCAATGAAGGCACTTGTTTGGCCGGGTGAGACTAAGAAGGGTGAAGATTATTTAATTGAAGAGATCCCAGCTAACTTAGCTGAGAAAGCAAAGCAAGCACGTCATGAATTACTTGAGACCCTTGCTGATTGCGATGATGTTGTAATGGAGAAGTACCTTGAGGGTGCTGAGTTAACTGAAGAAGAAATTATTGCTGGAATCCGTCGCGCAACCCTTGCAGACAAAGCAACACCAGTTCTTACTGGTTCTGCATTTAAGAACAAGGGTGTGCAGCCAATGCTTGATGCGGTAAATCGTTACCTACCAAGCCCACTTGATGTAAAAGCAATTGTTGGACACAAGCAAGGAGATCCAACAGTTGAAATTGAACGTCAACCAAAAAATGATGAGCCGTTCTCAGCCCTTGCTTTTAAAATTATGCGAGATCCCCATCTAGGTAAGTTAACTTTCGTTCGGATTTACTCCGGCTCACTAACAGCTGGAACTGCAGTACTTAACTCAACTAAAGATAGAAAAGAAAGAATTGGAAAGATTTATCAGATGCACGCTAACAAGCGTGAGGAGATGGAATCAGCCGGCGCCGGAATGATTATTGCGGTTATGGGTCTTAAGGACACCACCACCGGTGAAACATTATGTGATGTTGATAAACCAGTAATTCTAGAATCAATGGATTTCCCAGCTCCAGTTATCTCAGTAGCTATCGAACCTAAGACCAAGGCAGATCAAGAAAAACTTGGCGTTGCAATTCAATCATTAGCTGAAGAAGATCCAACCTTCCATGTTAAATCAGATGAAGAAACTGGCCAGACAATTATTTCTGGAATGGGAGAGCTTCACTTAGAAATTTTAGTTGACCGTATGAAGCGTGAATTTAAAGTAGAGGCAAATGTTGGTAAGCCACAGGTGGCATACCGCGAAACTCTTCGCAAAACAGTTTCTCGTTATGACTACACCCACAAGAAGCAATCTGGTGGTTCTGGACAGTTTGCAAAGATTCAGATTTCAGTAGAGCCACTTCCAACCGGTTCTGAAAATCCTTATGAATTCGTAAACAAGATCACTGGCGGTCGTATTCCTAAGGAGTACATCCCATCTGTTGATGATGGTTGCCAGGAAGCACTCGCTAGTGGACCACTTGCTGGTTATCCATTAGTTGATGTGAAAGTAACTCTTCTTGATGGTGCCTACCATGATGTTGACTCATCAGAGTTGGCCTTCAAGATTGCTGGAATCGCAGCATTTAAGGAAGCAGCAAAACTTGCTGGTCCTGTTCTGCTGGAACCAGTTATGTCGGTCGAAGTTATTACCCCTGAAGATTTCATGGGTGATGTCATCGGTGACATTAATAGTCGTCGTGGTCAAATCTTGGCCATGGATGAGCGGTCAGGTGCCCGGATTGTTAAGGCAACAGTGCCACTGTCAGAGATGTTCGGCTACGTCGGAGATCTTCGCAGCAGGACACAAGGTCGCGCGAGCTACAGCATGCAATTTGATTCGTATGCCGAAGTTCCACAAGCGGTATCGAAAGAAATCATTGCAAAGGTTCGCGGCGAGTAA
- the rplC gene encoding 50S ribosomal protein L3 produces MTTTQSRSSAIKGILGTKLGMTQVFDSQNKIVPVTVIEAGPCVVTQIRTLEKDGYTAVQLAFGAIEPRKISKPLAGQFAKAGVTPRAEVAELRISSTDGYSVGQELKADVFAAGEIVDATGTSKGKGTAGVMKRHGFSGIGAAHGVDKKHRMSGSIGNRTTPGRVFKGKRMMGRMGIDTVTTQNLLVHSVDATTNKILVRGSVPGAIGATVFIRTAAKMTAAETVDTKVGA; encoded by the coding sequence ATGACAACTACGCAATCAAGATCATCTGCCATTAAAGGCATCTTGGGTACGAAGCTGGGCATGACTCAAGTTTTTGATTCCCAAAATAAAATTGTGCCAGTAACTGTTATTGAGGCTGGCCCATGTGTTGTTACTCAAATCCGCACTCTTGAAAAAGATGGTTACACCGCTGTGCAATTAGCATTTGGTGCGATTGAGCCACGTAAAATTTCAAAGCCACTTGCTGGTCAGTTTGCAAAGGCTGGTGTTACACCACGTGCTGAGGTTGCTGAACTTCGCATTTCTTCAACTGATGGTTATTCAGTAGGACAAGAATTAAAGGCTGATGTATTTGCAGCTGGTGAGATTGTTGATGCCACTGGTACATCAAAAGGTAAGGGAACTGCTGGTGTTATGAAGCGCCATGGTTTCTCTGGAATTGGCGCAGCCCACGGTGTGGATAAGAAGCACCGTATGTCAGGATCTATCGGTAACCGAACTACACCAGGACGCGTGTTTAAAGGTAAGCGAATGATGGGTCGAATGGGTATTGACACTGTTACTACACAAAATCTTTTGGTGCACTCAGTTGATGCCACAACTAACAAGATTTTAGTTCGTGGATCAGTGCCTGGCGCAATTGGTGCCACAGTATTTATTCGTACAGCAGCAAAGATGACTGCGGCAGAAACTGTTGATACAAAGGTTGGTGCCTAA
- the rpsJ gene encoding 30S ribosomal protein S10, which translates to MAGQKIRIRLKAYDHEVIDTSAKKIVETVERTGATVAGPVPLPTEKNTYCVIRSPHKYKDSREHFEMRTHKRLIDIIDPTPKTVDSLMRLDLPAGVDIEIKL; encoded by the coding sequence ATGGCCGGACAAAAGATCCGCATTAGGCTTAAGGCGTATGACCACGAGGTGATTGACACTTCAGCGAAGAAAATCGTTGAAACTGTTGAGCGCACTGGTGCTACCGTCGCAGGCCCAGTTCCGCTGCCTACTGAGAAAAACACTTACTGTGTTATTCGCTCTCCACACAAATATAAAGATAGCCGCGAGCACTTCGAGATGCGCACACATAAGCGCCTAATCGACATCATCGATCCAACACCTAAAACTGTTGATTCATTGATGCGTCTTGATTTACCAGCTGGCGTTGACATTGAGATCAAGCTCTAA
- the rpsL gene encoding 30S ribosomal protein S12 yields the protein MPTIQQLVRKGRAEKTDKTSTPALKGSPQRRGVCTRVYTTTPKKPNSALRKVARVRLTSGMEVTAYIPGEGHNLQEHSIVLVRGGRVKDLPGVRYKIVRGSLDTQGVKDRKQSRSRYGAKKEKK from the coding sequence GTGCCAACAATTCAGCAGCTGGTCCGAAAGGGTCGCGCCGAGAAGACAGATAAGACGAGCACACCTGCACTAAAAGGTAGCCCGCAACGTCGTGGCGTTTGCACACGTGTTTATACAACTACACCTAAGAAGCCAAACTCTGCGCTTCGTAAAGTTGCACGTGTACGTCTAACAAGTGGCATGGAAGTAACTGCATACATTCCTGGTGAAGGACATAACTTGCAAGAGCACTCAATTGTTTTAGTTCGTGGCGGTCGTGTTAAAGATCTACCTGGTGTTCGTTACAAAATTGTACGTGGCTCCCTTGATACCCAAGGTGTTAAAGATCGTAAGCAATCACGTTCACGTTATGGTGCAAAGAAGGAGAAGAAGTAA
- the tuf gene encoding elongation factor Tu gives MTKAKFERTKPHVNIGTIGHIDHGKTTLTAAISKVLHDKFPDVNPLMNFDQIDKAPEERQRGITISIAHIEYQTEKRHYAHVDCPGHADYIKNMITGAAQMDGAILVVAATDGPMPQTKEHVLLARQVGVPSIVVALNKSDMVDDAEILELVEMEVRELLNKYEFPGDTTPIVRISALKALEGDQKWVDALLELMNQVDSFIPQPERETDKPFLMPVEDVFTITGRGTVVTGRIERGIVKVNEEVEIVGIRPDAQKTIVTGVEMFRKLLDEGQAGENVGLLLRGTKREDVERGQVVCKPGSITPHTDFEASAYILSKDEGGRHTPFFNNYRPQFYFRTTDVTGVVTLPSGTEMVMPGDNTAMTVTLIQPVAMEEGLRFAIREGGRTVGAGRVTKIVK, from the coding sequence GTGACAAAGGCGAAGTTCGAGCGGACCAAACCGCACGTAAACATCGGCACCATCGGTCACATTGACCACGGTAAGACAACTCTTACTGCGGCAATTTCCAAGGTGCTTCATGACAAGTTCCCGGATGTAAATCCGCTGATGAATTTTGATCAAATTGATAAGGCGCCGGAAGAGCGTCAACGCGGTATTACTATTTCTATCGCACACATTGAGTACCAAACAGAGAAGCGTCACTACGCACACGTTGACTGTCCAGGACACGCTGACTACATCAAGAACATGATCACTGGTGCAGCACAGATGGACGGCGCAATTTTGGTAGTAGCTGCAACTGATGGTCCAATGCCACAAACTAAGGAGCACGTACTACTTGCTCGTCAGGTAGGCGTTCCTTCAATCGTTGTTGCATTAAACAAGTCAGACATGGTTGATGATGCTGAAATTCTTGAGCTTGTTGAAATGGAAGTTCGTGAACTTCTAAACAAGTATGAGTTCCCAGGAGATACAACCCCAATCGTTCGCATTTCAGCACTTAAGGCACTTGAGGGTGACCAGAAGTGGGTAGATGCGCTGCTTGAGTTGATGAATCAAGTTGATAGCTTCATTCCACAACCAGAGCGTGAAACCGATAAGCCATTCCTAATGCCAGTAGAAGATGTATTTACAATTACTGGTCGCGGAACTGTTGTTACTGGTCGTATCGAGCGCGGAATTGTTAAGGTCAACGAAGAGGTTGAAATCGTTGGTATCCGTCCAGATGCACAAAAGACAATTGTTACTGGCGTTGAAATGTTCCGTAAGTTACTTGATGAGGGTCAGGCTGGCGAAAACGTTGGTCTACTTCTTCGTGGAACTAAGCGTGAAGATGTTGAGCGTGGTCAGGTTGTTTGTAAGCCTGGGTCAATTACACCTCACACAGATTTCGAAGCCTCTGCATACATCCTTTCAAAGGATGAGGGTGGTCGTCACACACCATTCTTTAACAACTACCGTCCTCAGTTCTACTTCCGTACAACGGATGTAACAGGTGTTGTAACACTTCCTTCTGGTACTGAAATGGTTATGCCTGGCGATAACACCGCTATGACTGTAACTCTTATTCAGCCAGTTGCGATGGAAGAGGGACTTCGCTTTGCGATCCGTGAAGGTGGCCGCACCGTTGGCGCTGGTCGCGTAACAAAGATCGTTAAGTAA
- the trhA gene encoding PAQR family membrane homeostasis protein TrhA → MKKPKLRGIVHLVMSPLSLVAGLTLITLADELRGRITLGIFTLTAVTLFTCSALYHRIAWNDKNKAIWRRIDHSNISILIAGTYTPFAVYLLEPNQTKILLIVAWGGALLSSLLRIFWLSAPRWLYVSGYIALGWAAVIYLPDFLQSGGVAIFVLILIGGVLYSAGGVIYALKKPNFSINWFGFHELFHAMTAAAFICHFIAGALTVFLKG, encoded by the coding sequence GTGAAAAAGCCTAAATTGCGCGGGATTGTCCACTTAGTTATGTCACCACTTAGTTTGGTGGCTGGATTGACCTTAATTACCTTGGCCGATGAGCTACGCGGGCGAATTACCTTAGGAATCTTCACCTTAACTGCAGTCACCTTATTCACCTGCAGCGCTTTGTATCACCGCATCGCTTGGAATGATAAAAACAAAGCTATCTGGCGCAGAATCGATCACTCAAATATTTCAATTCTAATTGCAGGCACCTACACGCCTTTTGCTGTGTATTTATTGGAACCAAATCAAACCAAGATCTTATTGATTGTCGCTTGGGGTGGAGCGCTGCTTAGCTCACTACTTAGAATTTTCTGGTTATCAGCACCGCGCTGGTTATATGTCTCAGGCTATATCGCACTTGGTTGGGCTGCCGTAATTTATTTACCAGATTTCTTACAATCAGGTGGAGTAGCGATATTTGTACTTATCTTAATTGGTGGAGTTTTATACTCAGCAGGTGGTGTTATCTATGCCCTTAAAAAACCAAACTTTTCAATCAACTGGTTTGGTTTTCATGAACTATTTCACGCAATGACAGCAGCTGCCTTCATCTGCCATTTTATTGCTGGTGCGCTTACGGTATTTTTGAAAGGTTAA
- the rplW gene encoding 50S ribosomal protein L23: MKNYRDVLLAPVVSEKSYSLLDGNKYTFLVAPDANKTEIKIAVEKVFGVKVLSVNTMNREGKRKRTAIGFGKRKDTKRAIVHVAAGQRIDIFGGPVS, encoded by the coding sequence ATGAAAAACTATCGCGATGTATTACTAGCACCAGTGGTTTCTGAGAAGTCTTACTCATTGCTAGATGGCAATAAGTACACATTCTTAGTAGCTCCGGATGCGAATAAAACTGAGATCAAGATTGCAGTTGAAAAAGTTTTTGGCGTAAAGGTATTAAGTGTTAACACCATGAACCGTGAGGGTAAGCGCAAGCGAACTGCAATCGGTTTTGGAAAGCGTAAAGATACAAAGCGTGCAATTGTGCACGTGGCAGCCGGACAACGGATCGACATCTTTGGAGGACCGGTCTCCTAA
- the rplD gene encoding 50S ribosomal protein L4, which translates to MSLKIEVKDIAGKATGSIDLPAAIFDVQANVPLIHQVVVAQLAAARAGTHKTKNRGEVSGGGKKPFKQKGTGRARQGSTRSPNQRHGGVAHGPVPRKYDQRTPKKMIAAALKGVLSDRQRASRIHAVSGIVEATTTKAAINAVRQFSDRKNLLVVLSRTENAAWLALRNHDDLHLIVNDQLNAYDVLVSDDVIFSEGALRDFIAGPATGKGATAVARESEVGVSA; encoded by the coding sequence ATGTCATTAAAGATTGAAGTTAAAGATATTGCTGGTAAAGCAACTGGTTCAATTGATCTGCCAGCAGCAATATTTGATGTGCAGGCAAATGTGCCATTAATTCACCAAGTAGTCGTTGCGCAATTAGCAGCAGCTCGCGCTGGAACTCACAAGACTAAAAACCGTGGTGAAGTTTCTGGTGGTGGAAAGAAGCCATTTAAGCAAAAGGGAACTGGTCGCGCTCGTCAGGGTTCAACTCGTTCACCAAACCAACGTCATGGTGGAGTAGCACATGGTCCAGTACCTCGTAAGTATGACCAACGCACACCAAAGAAAATGATTGCAGCAGCGCTTAAGGGTGTTCTTTCAGATCGCCAACGCGCTTCTCGCATCCATGCAGTTAGTGGAATTGTGGAGGCAACTACAACTAAGGCTGCCATTAATGCAGTTCGCCAATTTTCTGATCGTAAGAATTTGTTAGTTGTGTTATCACGAACTGAGAATGCAGCTTGGCTTGCTCTTAGAAATCATGATGATCTGCACTTAATCGTTAATGATCAATTAAATGCCTACGATGTTTTAGTTTCCGATGATGTGATTTTCTCTGAGGGTGCTCTTCGTGACTTTATTGCAGGTCCTGCAACTGGCAAAGGTGCAACTGCGGTTGCCCGTGAGAGTGAAGTAGGAGTATCTGCATGA